One bacterium genomic window, CAGCGACCGGCATGAGTCCCAACGTCATGGCAACATTCACAAAAATTTGGTACACCCAAAGCCCGGCGATGCCTGCCAACAATAAACCACCATTCCGATTCTTCGCGCGGTACGCTTGTC contains:
- a CDS encoding FtsW/RodA/SpoVE family cell cycle protein, yielding QAYRAKNRNGGLLLAGIAGLWVYQIFVNVAMTLGLMPVAGIPLPFLSYGGSSMLTHCALMGFAIGASTRWRSYA